Proteins encoded by one window of Paraburkholderia sabiae:
- a CDS encoding IS630 family transposase, with protein MKRKNDARKLDGATQVHVRKMVVQAVRGGMTQTAAANIYSVSLRAVSKWMKLSREGGWRALKPGKRGRQPGSGRLNHTQAVRIRKLIIERMPDQLALPFHLWTRESVVQLIEREYGITVSATTAGRYLKAWGMSAQKPVSRTYERNDTAIARWLDEDYPKIAKEAKQEEATILWGDETGLRSDHVSGTSFALKGQTPLVRSTGKRFGCNMISAISNRGTLSFMVFEGTFKNATFIEFMKRLLKQATRKIYLIVDGHPVHRSVAVRRFVADNAEHLRLIRLPGYCPELNPDELLNQDVKTNALGKSRPTSKAELIGNVRRHLHRRQKEPHVIRNLFQEKHVRYAA; from the coding sequence ATGAAGAGAAAAAACGATGCCCGAAAGTTGGATGGAGCCACGCAGGTGCACGTGAGGAAGATGGTCGTGCAAGCGGTGCGCGGCGGGATGACGCAGACTGCGGCGGCAAACATCTACAGTGTCAGCCTGCGAGCGGTGAGCAAATGGATGAAGCTGTCGCGGGAAGGCGGATGGAGAGCGCTGAAGCCTGGCAAGCGAGGTCGCCAGCCGGGAAGTGGCCGGCTGAATCACACGCAGGCCGTGAGAATCCGCAAATTGATCATCGAACGGATGCCGGATCAACTGGCATTGCCGTTCCACCTGTGGACACGCGAATCGGTCGTGCAACTGATCGAGCGGGAATACGGCATCACGGTGTCGGCAACGACGGCCGGCCGATATCTCAAGGCGTGGGGTATGAGTGCCCAGAAGCCGGTGAGTCGTACCTATGAGAGGAACGACACGGCGATTGCGCGATGGCTGGACGAGGATTATCCAAAGATTGCAAAAGAGGCGAAGCAGGAAGAGGCAACCATCCTCTGGGGTGACGAAACGGGGCTGCGCAGCGATCACGTCAGCGGAACGAGTTTCGCCCTCAAAGGGCAAACGCCGCTGGTACGCTCGACGGGAAAGCGCTTCGGCTGCAACATGATCTCGGCGATATCCAATCGTGGGACGTTGAGTTTCATGGTGTTCGAGGGAACGTTCAAAAACGCGACGTTCATCGAATTCATGAAACGCCTGCTCAAACAGGCTACCCGCAAGATATACCTGATCGTCGACGGGCATCCGGTACATCGGTCCGTGGCCGTCAGGCGCTTCGTGGCTGACAATGCCGAACACCTGCGTCTGATTCGGCTGCCGGGATATTGCCCCGAACTGAACCCGGACGAACTGCTCAATCAGGACGTGAAGACCAATGCGCTCGGCAAGAGTCGACCGACCAGCAAGGCGGAACTGATTGGCAACGTTCGTCGACACCTGCATCGTAGGCAAAAGGAACCTCATGTGATTCGCAATCTGTTCCAGGAAAAACATGTCCGTTACGCTGCCTGA
- a CDS encoding serine O-acetyltransferase has translation MLYIWRLARFFYVARIPFLPWILKVLNRILFSTSVPPSVRVGRNVSFGYQGLGIVVHRHAVLGDNIVIAPNVVIGGRGMPGAPVIQNDVLIGAGACVLGPVTIGRGARIGANAVVLTDVPENATAVGNPARILRRDGDCRA, from the coding sequence ATGCTTTACATCTGGCGTCTTGCGAGATTCTTCTACGTCGCAAGGATTCCTTTCCTGCCATGGATACTAAAGGTGTTGAACCGTATCCTTTTTTCGACGTCGGTGCCACCGTCGGTACGGGTGGGACGTAATGTTTCTTTCGGATACCAAGGTCTTGGGATTGTAGTCCACCGGCATGCCGTACTAGGCGACAACATTGTGATCGCGCCGAATGTGGTTATTGGCGGCCGAGGAATGCCCGGAGCACCGGTGATACAGAATGATGTGCTGATTGGCGCCGGCGCGTGCGTCCTAGGGCCGGTGACAATTGGGCGTGGTGCGAGGATCGGCGCTAACGCGGTGGTGCTTACAGACGTACCGGAGAATGCGACAGCTGTTGGCAACCCTGCGCGGATTTTGCGCCGCGATGGTGACTGTCGAGCCTAG
- a CDS encoding WecB/TagA/CpsF family glycosyltransferase, translating into MKRIELFGCPLDLASMDETVRVIGERIAQGVFTQHVVVNVAKLVHMREDRRLAAAVRGCDIVNVDGMGVVWGARALGYHAPERVAGIDLFDRLLGLASVQQIPVFLLGAKSDIVELTANAVRQRYPEIQLAGFHHGYFWDNEEAVVNMVRQSGAKMLFVAITSPKKEVFIERWKEKLGVVFVMGVGGTFDVVAGRVSRAPRWMQRNGLEWAFRVIQEPRRMWRRYLTTNSMFAWMLMKELTLGRLGRHPQRIGRGRD; encoded by the coding sequence GTGAAGCGGATTGAATTATTCGGCTGCCCGCTCGACTTGGCGTCGATGGACGAGACTGTCAGGGTGATTGGTGAGCGAATAGCGCAGGGGGTTTTTACACAACACGTCGTCGTGAATGTTGCGAAACTTGTCCACATGAGGGAGGACCGTCGTCTCGCTGCAGCGGTACGTGGATGCGACATTGTCAACGTGGACGGGATGGGGGTCGTCTGGGGCGCGCGGGCACTTGGCTATCATGCTCCCGAGCGGGTAGCGGGGATTGACCTCTTCGATCGCCTTCTCGGGTTGGCGTCTGTTCAGCAAATTCCGGTCTTCCTCCTCGGGGCAAAGTCCGACATCGTGGAGTTGACCGCGAACGCCGTCCGCCAACGCTATCCCGAAATCCAGCTTGCCGGCTTCCATCATGGGTATTTCTGGGACAACGAGGAAGCCGTGGTCAACATGGTACGGCAGTCGGGTGCCAAGATGCTGTTTGTCGCGATAACGTCACCAAAAAAGGAAGTGTTCATCGAACGTTGGAAAGAGAAGCTAGGTGTCGTTTTCGTCATGGGCGTGGGCGGAACGTTCGACGTCGTCGCGGGCAGAGTATCGCGGGCTCCACGATGGATGCAACGGAACGGATTGGAGTGGGCTTTCAGAGTGATCCAGGAGCCACGGCGTATGTGGCGGCGATATCTCACCACTAACAGCATGTTTGCATGGATGCTGATGAAAGAATTGACATTGGGACGCCTCGGTCGGCACCCCCAACGGATTGGCCGTGGTCGGGACTAA
- a CDS encoding heparin lyase I family protein: MNGGIEGRVVVKAVCICALAWANSMQPVKADCVKSNEPGYRVVMRIDWRDGIPRSAGVQTATGQATTIVKTNPSAEPRLRIQINRSDPFGRVANGVPRAELSLGATKIVNGSEYLLDWSTTLSDDFSFDYSQPEIVTQILQGGRTLGAPPVALVINGDHYELRVHSDVPHSMRAYKFGSIQNDRGRTVCWRLHYIPGTVGEKSTTELYKDGQQVVSEYDQGNAYSGDNDASIKVGIYKWLWLAQRSDVRSLTIEYGNVTLSRKDPVPAGAAGSSIGGRL, translated from the coding sequence ATGAACGGCGGCATTGAAGGCAGAGTGGTAGTCAAGGCAGTGTGCATATGTGCTCTGGCATGGGCGAACTCTATGCAACCAGTTAAGGCCGACTGCGTGAAGAGCAACGAGCCGGGATACCGGGTGGTCATGCGCATTGACTGGCGCGACGGTATCCCAAGGTCAGCCGGCGTTCAAACGGCCACGGGGCAGGCGACAACGATCGTCAAAACGAACCCCAGCGCCGAGCCGAGACTGCGAATCCAGATAAACAGGAGCGATCCCTTCGGTCGTGTGGCGAATGGCGTGCCGCGTGCCGAGCTTTCCCTCGGTGCGACAAAGATAGTCAACGGAAGTGAATACTTGCTCGATTGGTCGACGACATTGTCCGACGACTTTTCATTTGATTACTCGCAACCCGAAATCGTGACGCAGATACTCCAGGGCGGTCGCACACTTGGGGCCCCGCCGGTCGCATTGGTCATCAATGGAGACCATTACGAGTTACGCGTCCATTCAGACGTGCCACATTCGATGCGCGCCTACAAGTTTGGCTCTATTCAGAATGATCGCGGCCGCACTGTGTGCTGGCGACTACACTACATTCCGGGAACAGTCGGTGAGAAGAGCACCACTGAGCTGTACAAGGATGGCCAACAGGTGGTCTCGGAGTACGATCAGGGAAATGCTTACTCGGGCGATAACGATGCGTCGATAAAGGTGGGGATCTATAAATGGCTATGGCTCGCACAAAGGAGCGATGTGCGAAGTTTAACCATAGAGTATGGCAACGTCACGCTTAGCCGTAAAGACCCCGTACCGGCCGGCGCGGCCGGTTCGTCGATCGGGGGACGGCTATGA
- a CDS encoding glycosyltransferase has protein sequence MKILTVTNMFQGTNAANPTQGVFVAEQVESIRNIRGTQVDVVVVDGFSRKSAYLQSLFVILAEARRGRYDVIHYHFGLTAWSAPFVRWITGIPVVVTLHGSDVAGSRWMRTVSRFAVRFVDVCIGVSDAIKHEIEKIVRYSVVIPCAVNDKLFSPPSRCPDPRDDLVIVFPSSPLRPEKDYALFSATLMHLRAMVSKNIVERHIDGLDRQGVCDLLQGADAMLMTSQREGSPQAIKEALACALPVVSVDVGDVAGLLGGVRRCGVVRERDARQLALALVEVLDGGRCTDGPARLAEHGYLSTQVAQRIHDVYQMSVQQAAGEAGGGSRRE, from the coding sequence TTGAAGATTCTGACGGTCACTAATATGTTCCAGGGGACCAACGCGGCGAATCCGACGCAAGGTGTCTTCGTGGCAGAGCAGGTCGAATCGATTCGCAACATTCGCGGTACGCAGGTCGATGTGGTCGTGGTGGACGGGTTCTCACGAAAGAGCGCATATCTGCAATCTCTTTTTGTCATTCTAGCGGAGGCGCGTCGGGGTCGATATGACGTTATCCACTATCACTTCGGCCTCACAGCATGGTCTGCTCCTTTTGTGCGGTGGATCACCGGCATCCCAGTTGTAGTCACGTTGCACGGATCGGATGTAGCTGGCTCAAGATGGATGCGCACTGTCTCGCGGTTCGCTGTGCGGTTTGTAGATGTGTGTATCGGAGTGAGCGATGCGATTAAACACGAGATCGAGAAGATCGTGCGGTATTCCGTTGTCATTCCGTGCGCTGTCAACGACAAGCTCTTCTCGCCGCCATCGCGCTGTCCGGATCCCCGTGACGATCTAGTAATTGTATTTCCGTCTTCACCTTTAAGACCCGAGAAAGACTATGCACTTTTTTCTGCGACGCTCATGCACCTCCGCGCCATGGTCTCAAAAAATATCGTTGAGCGGCATATCGATGGACTTGACCGTCAAGGCGTATGCGATCTACTGCAGGGTGCCGACGCAATGCTGATGACGTCCCAACGAGAAGGGTCTCCCCAAGCCATAAAGGAAGCGCTGGCTTGCGCGCTACCGGTTGTTTCGGTGGATGTCGGCGACGTGGCAGGACTGCTGGGGGGCGTCCGTCGTTGCGGTGTCGTTCGCGAGCGTGACGCACGTCAGTTGGCGTTGGCGTTGGTCGAAGTGCTCGACGGAGGTCGCTGTACCGACGGGCCGGCCCGGTTAGCGGAACATGGCTATCTCTCGACGCAGGTCGCTCAACGTATCCACGACGTCTACCAAATGAGTGTTCAACAGGCCGCGGGCGAGGCAGGCGGTGGGAGTAGACGGGAATGA
- a CDS encoding glycosyltransferase family protein: protein MRALKHVAEHAKIFIFSNAVAARLANDALTPDIAPPWAVATHIGMPSSAAAPSFQLTQRYRTRFVHVGKLTRERASGALIDALRSIGTRWNSRGFTGITFVGDVAPSFRRACAYLEQTGLVDFTGELPPESAQAIGRAAKALVVIEADMDESPFLASKFADYAMLKKPILAICPPGPMRDLLESHGGGIAVPHESAEIVGAIDALLGSSFKEGSETLASEFAAKSVVSQYLAAFRRLL from the coding sequence ATGCGCGCATTGAAGCACGTGGCGGAGCACGCGAAGATCTTCATTTTCAGTAATGCGGTGGCTGCTCGCCTTGCGAACGACGCATTGACACCGGATATTGCGCCGCCCTGGGCAGTTGCAACCCATATCGGGATGCCGTCTTCAGCCGCCGCACCAAGCTTTCAGTTAACACAGAGATATAGGACGAGATTTGTGCACGTCGGTAAGCTGACTCGCGAACGCGCATCAGGTGCGCTCATCGATGCTTTGAGGTCGATTGGTACACGATGGAATTCGCGCGGATTCACTGGAATTACTTTTGTGGGTGATGTCGCACCGTCATTCCGTAGGGCATGCGCCTACCTTGAACAGACTGGACTGGTCGACTTCACGGGAGAACTCCCACCCGAATCGGCGCAGGCAATAGGTCGCGCTGCAAAAGCACTTGTTGTAATCGAGGCAGATATGGATGAGAGTCCATTCCTAGCCAGCAAATTTGCAGACTACGCGATGCTCAAAAAACCGATTCTCGCCATCTGCCCGCCCGGTCCAATGCGGGACCTCCTCGAGTCGCACGGGGGTGGCATCGCCGTACCCCACGAGAGCGCAGAGATTGTGGGCGCAATCGACGCGCTTCTTGGGAGCAGCTTCAAGGAGGGCAGTGAAACCCTTGCAAGCGAGTTTGCGGCGAAAAGTGTCGTATCTCAATACCTAGCTGCGTTCAGGAGGCTCCTTTGA
- a CDS encoding lipopolysaccharide biosynthesis protein has translation MQPGSHILRLPLNSFLDQTDMLRQAGLLVSGNLISRMIFALVTIALARRMSPGGYGAFSYALAVVSFASYFCELGLQNTYLRDAAGRLAGWRECSMTALYIRVGLALVVCGVVGVTLPWLVTNPLSRQCVAWMLIPGVMGTMLTNWTTGVMLSRSDSTAIFRARLRAAAAQFACVAIGLLLPVVDDVAKARTVALAYGLGLFLGGLCGTRSLKIQSIHLRLNRARHFAMRLIKGLHAYMASGFLYMLAPNLGVLILGKSTDLAIVGTFALASRVPQFLYTIPGAVGQAFYPRLFQATRENRQKVWTDLLFKEVIFLLVTGVLLAGSVLVSAPLILAILGQRHDPAYGAALKTAVLIGAAMIFIQSLSAPLGHALETSERAHLRTYAQAFALIVGGILFHELGNRYGVVGAMAAAVSMESIFYLGCLMFLAPGMNRTDAKRIFLPSISVAGCVLAGCAAILM, from the coding sequence ATGCAGCCAGGTAGCCACATTCTGCGGCTGCCCCTAAACAGCTTCCTTGATCAAACGGATATGCTTCGTCAAGCTGGCCTACTTGTATCCGGAAATCTCATTTCGCGAATGATATTCGCGTTGGTGACAATCGCGCTTGCCAGGCGAATGAGCCCCGGAGGGTACGGTGCATTCTCTTACGCTCTAGCTGTTGTTTCGTTCGCTTCGTACTTTTGCGAGCTCGGTCTGCAGAATACTTACCTAAGAGATGCTGCTGGGCGCCTCGCCGGATGGCGGGAATGCTCGATGACGGCATTGTACATCAGGGTTGGACTGGCGTTGGTCGTCTGCGGGGTCGTGGGTGTGACGCTGCCATGGCTTGTCACAAATCCGCTATCACGTCAATGCGTCGCGTGGATGCTTATTCCCGGCGTGATGGGAACGATGCTGACGAACTGGACAACGGGCGTCATGCTGTCGCGGTCCGATTCCACCGCAATTTTCAGGGCGCGTCTCAGAGCGGCCGCGGCCCAGTTTGCTTGCGTGGCGATCGGTTTGCTCCTACCCGTCGTCGATGACGTTGCGAAAGCCCGGACCGTGGCGTTGGCTTACGGACTTGGCCTCTTTTTGGGAGGTCTGTGCGGCACGCGTTCTTTAAAGATCCAGTCGATACACCTGCGCCTCAACCGTGCTCGTCACTTTGCGATGCGGCTGATTAAGGGGCTTCACGCATATATGGCTTCCGGGTTTCTCTATATGTTGGCTCCAAACCTTGGTGTACTGATCTTGGGAAAAAGCACCGATCTGGCGATCGTCGGCACGTTCGCACTCGCATCAAGAGTTCCCCAGTTTCTGTACACAATACCAGGGGCAGTGGGACAAGCCTTTTACCCGAGGCTCTTTCAAGCGACGAGAGAGAACCGACAGAAAGTTTGGACCGACCTTCTATTTAAAGAGGTGATCTTCTTACTTGTTACTGGCGTCCTGCTTGCCGGGTCGGTGCTTGTCTCAGCACCCTTGATCCTTGCAATACTTGGACAACGACATGATCCCGCCTATGGCGCCGCGTTGAAGACCGCCGTGCTAATCGGTGCTGCGATGATTTTCATCCAAAGTCTTTCCGCGCCACTCGGCCACGCCTTAGAAACCAGTGAACGAGCGCATCTTCGTACGTATGCGCAGGCATTCGCTTTGATCGTCGGCGGCATCCTTTTTCACGAGCTCGGCAATCGTTATGGAGTTGTCGGCGCGATGGCCGCTGCAGTATCGATGGAAAGTATTTTTTATCTCGGCTGCCTTATGTTCCTCGCGCCTGGCATGAACCGAACCGATGCAAAACGGATTTTCCTGCCGTCCATCAGCGTCGCTGGCTGTGTGTTAGCGGGCTGTGCAGCCATATTGATGTGA
- the wecC gene encoding UDP-N-acetyl-D-mannosamine dehydrogenase, which translates to MKFETISIFGLGYIGLPTAAAFAGRKTKVIGVDVSQQVVDTINRGEIHIVEPELDLLVNAAVTQGFLRATRDAEPADAFLIAVPTPFTDGNRPDLSYVEAASRAIAPVLKKGDLVVLESTSPVGATEKVAQWLAEDRPDLSFPQQVGESSDIRVAHCPERVLPGKVVHELVQNDRVIGGLTRRCAEVARDLYQTFVQGECILTDARTAEMCKLTENSFRDVNIAFANELSMIAEKLDINVWDLIRLANRHPRVSILQPGPGVGGHCIAVDPWFIVDSAPEEARLIRTARVVNDDKPRYVVGRIQRVASRFKEPVIACLGLAFKADIDDLRESPAIEIVEELASQSLGHILVVEPNIGELPQSLAQHVELCDTADALNRADIVALLVDHREFRSIDLRKLHEKAVVDTRGAFHAAR; encoded by the coding sequence ATGAAATTCGAAACTATCTCTATCTTTGGCCTGGGCTATATCGGGCTTCCAACAGCTGCCGCATTCGCCGGTCGCAAGACGAAGGTGATAGGCGTTGACGTATCGCAGCAAGTTGTCGACACCATTAACCGCGGTGAAATCCACATCGTAGAACCGGAGCTCGATCTGCTAGTGAACGCCGCTGTTACGCAGGGGTTCCTGCGTGCCACACGCGACGCCGAGCCTGCGGATGCATTCCTGATTGCGGTTCCTACACCGTTTACCGACGGCAATCGACCCGACTTGAGCTATGTTGAGGCTGCGAGCAGAGCGATCGCTCCTGTCCTTAAGAAGGGCGATCTTGTAGTTCTCGAGTCGACGTCGCCAGTGGGTGCGACGGAGAAAGTGGCGCAGTGGTTGGCGGAAGACCGACCGGATCTGAGTTTTCCGCAACAGGTCGGGGAGAGTTCGGACATCCGGGTGGCGCATTGCCCCGAGCGGGTGTTACCGGGAAAAGTCGTGCACGAGCTCGTCCAGAACGACCGGGTTATCGGTGGTTTGACCCGTCGCTGCGCTGAAGTCGCACGTGATCTTTACCAGACTTTTGTACAGGGCGAATGCATTCTCACGGACGCACGGACGGCAGAGATGTGCAAACTCACGGAGAACTCCTTTCGAGACGTAAATATCGCGTTCGCGAATGAGTTGTCCATGATTGCGGAAAAGCTGGATATCAACGTGTGGGATTTGATCCGTCTGGCCAACCGTCATCCGCGGGTGAGCATCCTCCAGCCTGGACCGGGCGTCGGTGGTCATTGCATTGCCGTCGACCCATGGTTCATTGTCGATTCAGCGCCTGAGGAGGCACGGCTCATCCGTACCGCACGCGTCGTCAACGACGATAAGCCAAGGTACGTCGTCGGTCGCATTCAACGGGTCGCAAGTCGCTTTAAGGAACCGGTGATTGCCTGTCTCGGACTTGCATTCAAAGCAGACATCGACGACTTGCGCGAAAGCCCGGCAATTGAGATTGTCGAAGAGCTTGCCTCGCAGTCCCTAGGGCACATTCTCGTCGTAGAGCCGAACATCGGCGAGTTGCCGCAGTCACTCGCGCAACACGTGGAACTATGCGATACCGCCGACGCACTCAATCGAGCCGATATCGTTGCTTTGCTGGTCGATCATCGTGAATTCCGTAGCATTGATCTACGCAAACTGCACGAGAAGGCGGTGGTTGATACGCGCGGCGCATTCCATGCAGCCAGGTAG
- the wecB gene encoding non-hydrolyzing UDP-N-acetylglucosamine 2-epimerase has translation MEDRSVLVVFGTRPEAIKMAPLVHSLRARRNIDCRVCVTGQHRTMLDQVLDLFGIVPEFDLDIMRPSQTLGDVTSAILSAMPYVFDAFKPDAVLVHGDTATTLATSLASYYAKVRVGHVEAGLRTGNLYSPWPEEANRKLTGALVQWHFAPTQSSRENLLREGVKNSDIYVTGNTVVDALLETVMRINSEANRRGALEARFPWLQEAGRIILVTGHRRENFGKGFESICQALKEIAETSPDTLIVYPVHLNPNVREPVQRWLRHLPNVILEEPLEYQEFVFLMQASWLVLTDSGGVQEEAPSLGKPVLVMRDTTERPEAVAAGTVKLVGTDTERIVRTVNRLATSKSEYDAMSRAHNPYGDGHASARITDALCAAINERVLQDSAV, from the coding sequence ATGGAAGACAGATCTGTGTTGGTGGTATTTGGTACGCGCCCAGAGGCGATCAAGATGGCGCCGCTTGTGCATTCCTTGCGGGCTCGACGCAATATCGACTGCCGGGTGTGTGTTACGGGACAGCACCGCACCATGCTCGACCAGGTGCTCGACCTCTTTGGCATCGTGCCAGAGTTTGACCTCGATATCATGAGGCCCAGCCAAACACTCGGTGACGTCACATCGGCAATTCTGTCGGCGATGCCGTACGTCTTCGACGCGTTTAAACCAGACGCAGTGCTCGTTCACGGCGACACGGCTACGACATTGGCCACTTCTCTGGCCTCCTATTATGCAAAGGTCCGCGTCGGACACGTTGAGGCTGGTTTGCGCACGGGAAATCTGTATTCCCCTTGGCCTGAAGAAGCGAATCGCAAGCTAACCGGAGCACTAGTCCAGTGGCATTTTGCCCCGACACAGTCATCGAGGGAAAACCTCCTTCGAGAAGGGGTGAAAAACAGCGACATATACGTGACGGGAAATACCGTTGTGGACGCGCTACTGGAGACAGTGATGCGTATCAACAGCGAGGCGAACCGACGCGGTGCTCTTGAAGCTCGGTTTCCATGGCTGCAGGAGGCGGGCCGAATCATTCTCGTCACCGGACACCGCCGCGAAAACTTCGGAAAAGGCTTCGAGAGCATCTGCCAGGCGCTGAAGGAGATTGCTGAGACCTCGCCGGACACGCTGATCGTCTACCCTGTCCATCTCAATCCGAACGTTCGCGAGCCGGTTCAACGATGGCTGCGTCACTTGCCTAACGTGATTCTGGAGGAGCCGTTGGAGTACCAGGAATTCGTGTTTCTTATGCAGGCGTCTTGGCTTGTTCTCACGGATTCTGGAGGTGTCCAGGAAGAGGCACCTTCCCTTGGCAAGCCCGTTTTGGTCATGCGCGATACCACTGAGCGTCCGGAGGCTGTTGCAGCGGGAACTGTAAAGCTTGTGGGCACGGATACGGAACGGATTGTGAGGACCGTCAATCGGCTAGCCACCAGCAAGTCCGAGTATGACGCTATGAGCCGTGCCCACAATCCATACGGTGACGGTCACGCAAGTGCTCGGATTACGGACGCGCTGTGTGCTGCTATTAATGAACGAGTACTTCAAGATTCAGCGGTCTGA